The following are from one region of the uncultured Hyphomonas sp. genome:
- the ftsH gene encoding ATP-dependent zinc metalloprotease FtsH — protein sequence MNVRNLAIWGAIALLVIGMAVAMGGNPETASAKRTKLSEIYTLVDNGQVSEATLGDDQIIVKTTDGKTMVSELRSLDMSTQDYLRDHNVPFTVDADSGRNNFASLLFSILPILLIVGFVFFMMRQMQGGGGRGAMSFGKSRARLLTEKHGRVTFDDVAGVDEAKEELQEIVEFLQDPSKFQRLGGKIPKGALLVGPPGTGKTLLARAVAGEAGVPFFTISGSDFVEMFVGVGASRVRDMFEQAKRSAPCIIFIDEIDAVGRSRGAGLGGGNDEREQTLNQLLVEMDGFEANEGIILIAATNRPDVLDPALLRPGRFDRQVTVGNPDIMGRERILRVHMRNVPLAKDVDAKTIARGTPGFSGADLANLVNEAALLAARRGKRVVAMQEFEDAKDKVLMGPERRSMVMSEKEKELTAWHEAGHAIVAMKVPAADPVHKATIIPRGRALGMVMQLPEDDKLSMSKIEMTSRLAIMMGGRVAEELKFGDDNVTAGAASDIQQATRLARAMVTRFGLSDEIGPVDYGSDQGDVFLGQQIMQSSHVSEDTSRKIEEEVRELIQTGMDDARRIMTECRDEWSAIANGLLEYETLTGKEMTDLLDGKPPTRPDLSAEDSGPSSAVPAIGKRRKPKDDGGEAAGDPEPNPA from the coding sequence ATGAACGTTCGGAACCTGGCCATCTGGGGTGCAATCGCGCTGCTCGTCATCGGTATGGCGGTCGCGATGGGCGGGAATCCTGAAACCGCCAGCGCAAAGCGCACGAAACTCTCCGAGATCTACACCCTCGTAGACAACGGACAGGTGTCTGAAGCCACGCTGGGCGATGACCAGATCATCGTCAAAACCACCGATGGCAAGACCATGGTCAGTGAACTGCGCTCGCTCGACATGAGCACGCAGGATTATCTGCGCGACCACAATGTGCCGTTCACTGTGGACGCCGACAGCGGCCGCAACAATTTCGCCTCGCTCCTGTTCTCGATCCTGCCGATCCTGCTGATCGTCGGCTTTGTCTTCTTCATGATGCGCCAGATGCAGGGCGGCGGTGGCCGCGGCGCGATGAGCTTCGGCAAATCGCGCGCCCGCCTGCTGACCGAAAAGCATGGCCGCGTCACCTTTGACGATGTGGCCGGCGTTGATGAAGCCAAGGAAGAGCTGCAGGAGATCGTCGAATTCCTGCAGGATCCGTCCAAATTCCAGCGTCTCGGCGGCAAGATCCCGAAAGGCGCGCTGCTGGTCGGCCCGCCCGGTACCGGTAAGACGCTGTTGGCCCGCGCTGTGGCCGGTGAGGCCGGTGTGCCCTTCTTCACGATTTCCGGTTCCGACTTTGTCGAAATGTTCGTCGGCGTCGGTGCCAGCCGTGTCCGTGACATGTTCGAGCAGGCCAAGCGCTCTGCGCCCTGCATCATCTTCATCGACGAGATCGACGCGGTCGGCCGCTCCCGCGGGGCTGGCCTTGGCGGCGGCAATGACGAACGCGAGCAGACGCTGAACCAGCTGCTGGTCGAGATGGACGGCTTCGAAGCGAACGAAGGCATTATCCTGATCGCCGCCACCAACCGTCCGGACGTTCTGGACCCGGCGCTGCTGCGTCCCGGCCGTTTCGACCGCCAGGTCACGGTCGGCAATCCCGACATCATGGGGCGCGAAAGAATCCTGCGCGTTCACATGCGCAATGTGCCGCTGGCGAAAGACGTCGACGCGAAGACCATCGCGCGCGGCACGCCGGGCTTTTCGGGTGCTGATCTGGCGAACCTCGTCAACGAGGCTGCGCTGCTGGCCGCCCGCCGCGGTAAGCGCGTCGTCGCCATGCAGGAATTCGAGGACGCGAAAGACAAGGTCCTGATGGGGCCGGAGCGCCGCTCCATGGTGATGTCCGAGAAGGAAAAGGAACTCACCGCCTGGCACGAAGCCGGTCACGCCATCGTGGCCATGAAAGTGCCCGCCGCTGACCCGGTCCACAAGGCAACCATCATTCCGCGGGGCCGCGCGCTCGGCATGGTGATGCAACTGCCGGAAGACGACAAGCTGTCCATGTCCAAGATCGAGATGACCTCGCGCCTGGCCATCATGATGGGCGGCCGCGTGGCGGAAGAGCTGAAATTCGGCGACGACAATGTCACCGCCGGGGCCGCCTCCGACATCCAGCAGGCAACGCGTCTTGCGCGCGCCATGGTGACCCGGTTCGGCCTGTCCGACGAGATCGGCCCGGTGGATTACGGCTCGGACCAGGGCGATGTGTTCCTTGGCCAGCAGATCATGCAGTCGAGCCATGTCTCCGAAGACACGTCCCGCAAGATCGAGGAAGAAGTCCGCGAACTGATCCAGACCGGCATGGACGATGCCCGCCGGATTATGACCGAATGCCGTGACGAATGGTCCGCCATCGCCAATGGCCTGCTCGAATACGAAACACTGACCGGCAAAGAGATGACCGACCTTCTCGATGGCAAGCCGCCAACCCGTCCGGACCTTAGCGCTGAAGACTCCGGCCCGTCCTCCGCGGTACCGGCGATCGGCAAGCGCCGGAAGCCAAAGGATGACGGCGGCGAAGCCGCAGGTGATCCGGAACCAAACCCGGCCTGA